The following proteins come from a genomic window of Carassius gibelio isolate Cgi1373 ecotype wild population from Czech Republic chromosome B8, carGib1.2-hapl.c, whole genome shotgun sequence:
- the LOC127962966 gene encoding transmembrane protein 51, with the protein MVRCGSMSYSDPTPPSPSRNSGSTSGAQYATAVLGLGLIALGIVMIMWSVEPAGSGGNSSRPSMHQNQVREASSVAFVLVGGGVALLLLSVCLSVRKKQRATRGQEASSTPANTQDEGARMEQLAQTYTVPTYEEVVMSGQYPISQSSERHNSITQLPAYEELEEDQHTVEDGFSPAHRRSSQIDPSTGAGGRRNSRPGRKLIPLKIRRIKSDILRRKSLSDIQQTNMFSIEPLTPPPQYDEKLPPLPTNAHQ; encoded by the exons ATGGTAAGGTGTGGAAGCATGTCCTACAGCGACCCGACTCCACCCAGCCCCAGCAGGAACAGCGGCAGTACCTCTGGGGCGCAGTATGCTACTGCTGTGCTGGGCTTGGGCCTCATCGCTCTGGGGATAGTCATGATTATGTGGAGCGTGGAGCCGGCAGGGTCTGGAGGGAACAGCTCCAGACCCAGCATGCATCAGAATCAAGTTCGGGAGGCCTCGTCCGTGGCGTTCGTCCTAGTAGGGGGAGGAGTGGCGCTTCTGCTGCTGTCTGTGTGTCTGAGCGTACGGAAGAAACAGAGGGCGACCCGGGGACAAGAAGCCAGCAGTACACCTGCTAACACACAGGACGAGGGGGCTAG GATGGAACAACTAGCTCAAACCTACACTGTACCCACTTACGAGGAGGTGGTAATGAGTGGCCAGTATCCCATCAGTCAGTCCTCAGAGCGACACAACAGCATCACCCAGCTGCCAGCCTATGAGGAGCTAGAGGAAGATCAGCACACTGTGGAAGATGGATTCAGCCCAGCACACAGACGTTCATCCCAAATCGACCCCAGCACTGGAGCGGGTGGCCGAAGAAACAGCCGGCCTGGGCGCAAGCTGATTCCCCTTAAAATTAGGCGCATAAAATCTGATATCCTGAGGAGGAAAAGCTTAAGCGATATCCAGCAGACAAACATGTTCTCCATCGAACCCCTCACGCCTCCTCCACAGTATGATGAAAAGCTCCCTCCACTTCCTACAAACGCACACCAGTGA
- the LOC127964045 gene encoding kazrin-A isoform X3, translating to MLNRELEETGGGCSVELLSVSQLRVQLTQKEQELDRAKEALQAMKADRKRLRLERTDLVNQMQQLYTTLESREEQLRDFIRNYEQHRKESEDAVRVLAREKDLLEREKWDLRRQTKEASEHASALRSALDLKENRIKELEAELTMMSSFMAQKLESRVFVRSPERPASPKTVSAKQSLATLTKDVPKRHSLAMPTETVVNGNQEWAMHAELPLTAAIRQSQQNLYHSMDRQVLKASPCVCDADGISMMSSAAARISPCHSKQPSVISDASVMEGERSSTPSDSPRHRTHSLCNSLEDLEEQRRRKKKERMGLGSLSRVFGRGKQRKSLDPTLFDDSDSLSSPARLSVSLSECEEHLDRLQQVELARTAPMSRWRAGTVQAWLEVIMAMPMYIRACADNVKSGKVLLVLTDEDLEFVLGISNSMHRRKLRLAIEDYRDADLGHGLSKAADLDHHWVAQAWLMDVGLPQYSQFFHTHLVDGRLLSTLTRTDLEKHLHVSKKAHQNSLLLGIQLLHTLNFDKEILQSRRSECENQNTDPVVWTCHRIIKWIKEIDLKEFADNLQSSGVHGAIMVMDPSFSSDTMAAALCIPSNKHMVRHHLNEEVKALVSAARAELDQEVEPLGTPPTLHRQSSLSSSSPSCLDDQQSLRRVKQQLGLSPKNFAGRKISHQNRSGSFPRNGLQEVSLQRERCPVRHFSAAELTNV from the exons ATGTTGAATCGTGAGCTGGAGGAGACAGGAGGAGGCTGCTCTGTGGAGCTGCTGTCTGTTTCACAGCTCCGCGTGCAGCTAACACAGAAAGAGCAGGAGCTGGACAGAGCAAAGGAGGCATTGCAAG CAATGAAGGCAGACAGGAAGCGTTTGAGGTTGGAGAGAACTGATCTGGTGAATCAGATGCAGCAGCTCTACACAACACTGGAGAGCCGTGAGGAGCAGCTACGAGACTTCATACGCAACTATGAGCAACACCGAAAA GAGAGTGAGGATGCAGTGAGAGTTCTGGCAAGGGAAAAAGATCTGTTAGAACGGGAGAAGTGGGACCTACGCCGACAAACCAAAGAGGCCTCAGAACATGCAAGTGCACTCCGATCAGCACTGGACCTGAAAGAGAACAGGATCAAGGAGCTGGAGGCTGAACTGACTATG ATGAGTAGCTTTATGGCTCAGAAACTAGAGAGTCGCGTGTTTGTTCGATCTCCAGAAAGACCAGCCTCACCCAAAACAGTGTCG GCAAAACAGTCTTTGGCTACTCTCACTAAGGATGTTCCTAAGCGACACTCGCTGGCCATGCCCACAGAGACTGTCGTCAACGGCAACCAAGAGTGGGCGATGCATGCAGAGCTTCCTCTGACTGCAGCGATACGACAGAGTCAACAAAACCTTTACCACTCAATGGACAGAcagg TGCTGAAAGCATCACCGTGTGTGTGCGATGCTGATGGCATCAGCATGATGTCATCAGCTGCAGCCAGGATCAGTCCGTGTCACTCTAAACAACCGTCAGTCATCTCAGACGCCTCGGTGATGGAGGGAGAGAGATCCTCAACGCCATCCGATTCACCACgacacagaacacactccctctgcaat TCTCTAGAGGATCTAGAGGAGCAGAGACGCAGAAAGAAGAAAGAGAGGATGGGTCTGGGCTCTCTGTCGCGGGTGTTCGGTCGAGGAAAGCAAAGAAAGTCTCTGGACCCCACTCTGTTTGATG ACTCCGACAGTTTATCAAGCCCCGCCCGCCTCAGTGTGAGCCTATCAGAATGCGAGGAGCATCTGGATCGTCTTCAGCAGGTGGAGCTCGCGCGGACGGCCCCCATGTCCCGTTGGCGTGCAGGAACCGTGCAGGCGTGGCTGGAGGTGATCATGGCCATGCCCATGTACATACGGGCCTGTGCAGACAACGTTAAAAGTGGGAAG GTTTTGTTAGTTCTTACGGATGAGGACCTGGAGTTTGTTTTAGGGATCAGTAATTCAATGCACCGCAGGAAACTCCGTCTGGCCATTGAAGACTACAGGGATGCGGATTTAGGACACGG CCTTTCTAAAGCAGCTGATCTGGATCACCACTGGGTGGCTCAGGCCTGGCTGATGGATGTAGGTCTCCCTCAATATTCTCAGTTCTTCCACACTCACCTTGTGGACGGACGTCTCCTAAGTACACTCACGCGCACCGACCTTGAGAAGCATCTGCACGTGTCTAAAAAAGCCCACCAGAACAGCCTGCTGCTGGGAATACAGCTGCTACACACGCTCAACTTTGACAaagag ATTTTGCAGTCCAGGCGATCAGAGTGTGAGAATCAGAACACAGACCCTGTAGTGTGGACCTGTCATCGCATCATCAAATGGATCAAAGAGATTGATCTGAAG GAGTTTGCTGACAATCTTCAGAGCAGTGGGGTTCATGGTGCCATCATGGTGATGGATCCCTCCTTCAGCTCTGACACCATGGCGGCGGCCTTGTGTATTCCAAGCAACAAGCACATGGTCCGTCATCACCTGAATGAAGAGGTGAAGGCACTTGTCAGTGCAGCCAG GGCAGAGCTTGATCAGGAAGTCGAACCTTTGGGGACTCCGCCCACACTTCACCGGCAAAGCTCTCTTAGCAGCTCATCACCTAGCTGTCTTGATGATCAGCAGTCTTTAAGGAGGGTGAAG cagCAGCTTGGTCTCAGCCCAAAGAACTTCGCTGGACGAAAGATCAGTCATCAGAACAGATCCGGGTCATTTCCAAGGAATGGACTTCAGGAGGTCTCGCTACAACGAGAGCGTTGCCCGGTTCGACATTTTTCTGCTGCTGAGCTCACAAATGTCTGA